The Pirellulales bacterium DNA segment CGGGCTTGTCGGCCATGTTGTTGCCTTGCGAATGTTCATGGTCATGCCGCGGCTGCGTGAGGCGCCAATCGGCTGCGCGTCTGCGTTGACACACACCCGCACGGCGCGCTACGTCCGGCCCCAGCGCTCGTCGAGCACACGGTTATATATGTCGAGCAGCTCGGCGAGCATTGCCGGGCTGGCATCCTGCGCGTCCTCTCGCATCGAGGGCAGCACGATGATGCGCCCTTCCAAATCACCAAATTGTTTCTGGACTTCGGCCGCTAGATCCGCGGTGGCGACAAGGACGCGGCCAGCATTCTCGGCGGCTTCAGCGGCAAGCCGCCCGTAGCGCTCGTCACGGCCGAGCTCTGCGAACTCGTCCGCTTGCGCCGTCAAAACATAAGGAACACCCGACTCCAGTGCCAAATGCCCCATCATCCACACGTGCTGGCAATGCACGATCTGCGGATCGAAGTCGGCGATTTCTTGATCGAGCGCTTGTCGCATGGTATCGCGCAGCGCATGGAGCTGTTCACTTGTGAGATCGGCGAAACCGCGGCGGCTGCCATCGGCTGCGCCGAAACAGGGCGGTTCAAACGGTAGTTCGGCCTGTGGGTCATCGCGCCGGCAAAGCACGCGACGCAGTGCAATGCGCTTCGACCCGTTGTCGCTCGCGCCAAAATCGATCGCGCGGACAGCGTGACCGGTGTCAGCCAAAGCGATCACAAGCGACAATACGCGCTCGCCCTCCGTGCCTTCGCCGATAGGCCCATCATTGGCAATCAGAACGCGCATAGAAGACTTGCCGTGAAGGGAACCCTGGCGCTACTGCATGGAAGTGAATGCCACGGTCGCGCTCGCGGCTCCTATCCTCGTGGGAGCGAGCACGCCGGGCGCGCCGGACCGCCTCAGTGTAACGAGCAGGGCCCAGCCAACTGAAGGCGCACCGCGACGGTTCGTCATTGTGGGACCGGTCAGGTGGGGCGTTTGGCCGATCCGGGACCGGTCGGGGCCGTTTGCCGCCGCGCTGGCTCGAGGTCGCGACTACCGAAGGACGGGGTCGCTTGCCGTTTTGCGCCGGCCTTTTCATTGGAAGTCGCGGGCTCCTGCCCCTATATTGAACGGCGCCACGGAATCGACGGTTTTTCGGTCTTTTGTCCAGGCGGAGCGAGGCCGCGTCCGGGCGGCATCGGTTGGGCTGATAAACCGGTGAGCGCCTTGAGTCGTACCCACTTCTGACGTTCACGCATCGCGCAATGGCGGGCCGCCGGCTGCCGGGGACACGCAAAACCAGTCTGAGTACCCCCCGCTCGGGATGTCGGCAGACGGGCGACTCGCACAAGGCGTTGCCCCCGAATGCATTGCCAGCAGGTCCGCAAAAGTTTCGTGAACGGACCGTTTTTCGCAGACCAACCGACCGGCGATCGACCGAATACTTGATCTAGACGATTGTTCTTGCTGTAGCGATTAGGGCCCCCTGTCCCTTCATAATGGGAGTTCCGGGCGGGAAATACCGGCCGAAGGCAAGCTTTCGGCGTAGAAATTGAGATAATGAACCGGCCTTATCACGTGCTTTTTGCGTGATTCCAGACAGGTTTGAAATAGCCCAAGCCACGAACTTTCGCGGCCTTCCCGCCGTAATGGGGGGCGCACTGGTAAGCGGAACGAGAACTGGCAGAACTTCGCGAACTGCAGCCGACTATGAGCACTGATCAGGTAATTAATCCTGAACTGATCGAGCAGACCAAACAACAGATTCGAGGGCTGGTCGGCGAGATCGCGCAGTTGGCGCGCCAAGACATCGGCGCCGCGGAATTCTACGGCGAATTCCTGAATCGCGTGGTGACGGCGTTGGCTGCCGTCGGTGGCGCGGTGTGGACGGTGGCTGACGGCGGTGGCCTGCAACTGGAGTATCAGGTCAACCTGCGCGAGACGCGGCTGGGCGAGAACGAGGAAGACACCGCGCGGCACGGCCGACTGCTGCACAAGGTGTTGCGCAGCGGCGAAGGCGCGCTGGCTGCCCCCTTTTCGGGCGCAGGAGATGATGCGGATGACAAGGTGGGCAATCCCACGCCGATGTTGCTCGTGCTCGGACCGGTGCAAATCGAGGGCGAACCGAAGGGACTGGTAGAAGTCTTTCAACGCCCCAATGCCGACATTCGCACGCAACGCGGTTATCTGAAATTCCTGATGCAGATGTGCGAGCTGATGGGAGATTTTCTCCGCTCGCGGCAACTGCGCCAGTACAGCGACCGCCAGACGCTGTGGAACCAACTGGAAAACTTCACGCGCGCGGCGCATTCGAGTCTCGATCCCAGCGTGGCCGCCTTTACGATCGTTAACGAAGCGCGTCGCCTGATCGGCTGCGATCGCGTGAGCGTGGCCATTCGCAAAGGTAACAAGTGCCGCATCGAGGCGATCAG contains these protein-coding regions:
- a CDS encoding glycosyltransferase family 4 protein, producing the protein MRVLIANDGPIGEGTEGERVLSLVIALADTGHAVRAIDFGASDNGSKRIALRRVLCRRDDPQAELPFEPPCFGAADGSRRGFADLTSEQLHALRDTMRQALDQEIADFDPQIVHCQHVWMMGHLALESGVPYVLTAQADEFAELGRDERYGRLAAEAAENAGRVLVATADLAAEVQKQFGDLEGRIIVLPSMREDAQDASPAMLAELLDIYNRVLDERWGRT